The nucleotide window CAACCGAATCCGTGGCCCGAAACGGATTGCCGCCGGACACGAAGTTAAGCCGCTGGCGTTCCTACCCGGACGTGTGTGTACGCTCACGCTTGCCTGGCAGGTCTTCGACGACGCGCCAGTGGCGGTCGCCGCCAACCGTGACGAGTCGCTCGAGCGCGAGTCGCTTCCGCCCGGCGTCTACCGCGAGGAGCCACTGACCGTCGCGCCCACGGACGCCGAAGCCGGCGGCACGTGGATCGGCTACAACGAACACGGCGTCTTCGTCGGCATTACGAACAAGTGGACCGACGCCGACCTCGCTGCCGAGCGATCGCGCGGGCTGCTCGTCGCCGACGTGCTCGCCGCCGACTCCGCCGCGGACGCGGCCGCGACGCTCGAGGCGGCGACCGAGACGGACGAGTACGACGCGTTCAACCTCGTCATCGCCGACGCGTCGGCGGCGTACTGCTACCAGTGGAACGGCGACCTCTCGCGTCTCGAGTTCGAGCCCGGCGTTCACGTCGTCGTCAACGCTGCCGTCAATGAGCTCGTCGACGTGCCGTCGGCTCGCCCCGACGTGGCCCGCCAGCAGGCCGACAACGCGCTCGCGGTCCGCGAGGCGCTTGCCGTCGAGGCCGACGAGTCGGTCTCACAGTGGCTCGAACGCGCCGGCGACGTCCTCGGTGATCACGAGTACGGCGTCTGTCTCCACCGCGACGGCTTCGGCACGAAATCGTCGTCGCTGATCGCCATCGGACCCGAGACGACACGGTATTCGTTCGCACCGGGGCCACCCTGTGAGACGGCGTACGAGCCTGTCTCGCTCGAGTCGCCCGCGGACGTCGTTTCGTCCGGGGCCGACACAGACGGCGACGTCGAAGGGCACATTTAAGCGCCTCGCCCCATCTCATATGCACATGGACGCACTCCTGCCTGTAGCGACGAGTACGGAGAGGTGGTCACCGTGAGCGTTTCTGCGGCCGAAGCCGAACTCTCCGAGGACGAACGGGCCGGACTCGAACTCGTTCGCCAGACCGGCGGCATTCATCAGAGCGATTTCTGGAAGGAACTGGACGTCTCCTCGCGAAAGGGCAGCCGGATCGTCGAGTCGCTCGTCGAGAAGGAACTGGTCGACCGAGAGGAGACAGTGTACGACGGCCACAACACTTACTACATCACGCCGACCGCACGTGACCTCGATTTCACCCTGCTGATGGCCGGCGACATGCTCTCGCCGTTTATCGGCGAAGAAGAGGTCGATCCCAACAGCGACGCCTTCTCGCAGTGGATCATGAACCTCGCGTACGAACAGTAATTCGATCGACGCCGCGGCGTGTTTCACACTTTCTCGGCGAGTGCCTCGAGAACGGAACCAGCGCAGCGGTTCAGCCGTGGGTCGCGTGCGTTACTCGAGCGCGCTTGCGGCGCGAATCAGGCGTTCTTCGCCGAAGGCCGGGCCAACGAGTTGGAGACCGACGGGAAGGCCGTCGGTCTCGCCGGCGGGTACCGAGATCGCCGGCAGATCGGCGAGGTTGACGGGAACGGTGTTCGCGTCGGCGAGGTACATTTTGAGCGGATCGTCGAGACTCTCGCCGAGTTCGAACGGCGGGACCGGCATCGTCGGCGACGCGAGCACGTCGACGTCCGACAGCGCCTCATCGAAG belongs to Natronorubrum aibiense and includes:
- a CDS encoding NRDE family protein, which encodes MCTLTLAWQVFDDAPVAVAANRDESLERESLPPGVYREEPLTVAPTDAEAGGTWIGYNEHGVFVGITNKWTDADLAAERSRGLLVADVLAADSAADAAATLEAATETDEYDAFNLVIADASAAYCYQWNGDLSRLEFEPGVHVVVNAAVNELVDVPSARPDVARQQADNALAVREALAVEADESVSQWLERAGDVLGDHEYGVCLHRDGFGTKSSSLIAIGPETTRYSFAPGPPCETAYEPVSLESPADVVSSGADTDGDVEGHI
- a CDS encoding helix-turn-helix transcriptional regulator → MSVSAAEAELSEDERAGLELVRQTGGIHQSDFWKELDVSSRKGSRIVESLVEKELVDREETVYDGHNTYYITPTARDLDFTLLMAGDMLSPFIGEEEVDPNSDAFSQWIMNLAYEQ